In Carya illinoinensis cultivar Pawnee chromosome 9, C.illinoinensisPawnee_v1, whole genome shotgun sequence, the following are encoded in one genomic region:
- the LOC122275118 gene encoding copper transporter 6-like: MYDERDHGGRMDMHPSDGSMSKHRMMHMSFYWGKDAIVLFSGWPNQDLGMYVLALLCVFSLAVAIEVLSTLPAVKPGHKPIAGRMIQATVYAFRMALAYLVMLSVMSFNLGIFVAAVGGHAVGFFLAKTPALAKAEPAHETMSSTTLITPKV, encoded by the coding sequence ATGTATGATGAACGTGATCACGGCGGCCGGATGGACATGCATCCTTCCGATGGTAGCATGAGCAAGCATAGGATGATGCACATGAGCTTCTACTGGGGCAAAGATGCCATAGTCCTCTTCTCTGGGTGGCCTAATCAAGACCTTGGCATGTACGTGTTGGCTCTTCTCTGCGTCTTTTCCCTGGCCGTCGCCATCGAGGTATTGTCCACCTTGCCGGCTGTCAAGCCCGGCCACAAACCGATTGCGGGTAGGATGATTCAGGCCACCGTCTATGCTTTTCGCATGGCCTTGGCTTACCTAGTCATGCTCTCTGTCATGTCCTTCAACCTTGGAATCTTCGTAGCCGCGGTGGGTGGCCATGCCGTTGGGTTCTTTCTCGCCAAGACTCCTGCCCTTGCCAAGGCCGAACCTGCTCATGAGACCATGTCCTCCACCACATTAATCACTCCTAAAGTTTGA
- the LOC122277102 gene encoding uncharacterized mitochondrial protein AtMg00310-like: MGVFKIPKNILQELDNIMQKFWWGQKAEERRIHWCSWKKMGKGKTSGGLGFRNFESFNLAMLAKKGWRLLQNPNSLAAQVLSAKYFPNGVFLKAKLGRKPSFIWRSILAAKPLLEEGLVWRLGNDQSIKIWQDKWLPTPSSYRVQSGINILGVEARVAKLIDRDTKA; the protein is encoded by the coding sequence ATGGGAGTTTTCAAGATCCCCAAGAATATCCTGCAAGAATTAGATAACATTATGCAaaaattctggtgggggcaAAAAGCTGAAGAAAGAAGGATTCACTGGTGCTCATGGAAAAAAATGGGAAAAGGCAAAACTAGTGGAGGGCTGGGTTTTCGAAATTTTGAGAGTTTCAATCTGGCTATGTTGGCAAAAAAAGGTTGGAGGCTACTTCAGAATCCAAACTCCCTAGCTGCCCAAGTCTTATCAGCTAAATATTTTCCTAATGGTGTTTTCCTAAAAGCTAAACTAGGCAGGAAACCCTCATTTATTTGGAGGAGCATCCTTGCAGCAAAGCCTCTTCTAGAAGAGGGCCTGGTATGGAGACTCGGGAATGACCAATCCATTAAAATATGGCAAGACAAATGGCTGCCAACTCCTTCGTCATACAGAGTTCAGAGTGGCATCAACATTCTCGGTGTAGAAGCAAGAGTAGCAAAGTTAATTGATAGGGACACAAAGGCATAG
- the LOC122277104 gene encoding copper transporter 6-like encodes MPQSSGWPNQDLGMYVLALLCVFSLAVAIEVLSILPAIKPGHIPIAGRMIQATVYAFRMALAYLVMLSVMSFNLGIFVAAVGGHAVGFFLAKTPALPKAEPAHETMSSTTLITPNV; translated from the coding sequence ATGCCACAATCCTCTGGGTGGCCTAATCAAGACCTTGGCATGTACGTGTTGGCTCTTCTCTGTGTCTTTTCCCTGGCCGTCGCCATCGAGGTATTGTCCATCTTGCCGGCTATCAAGCCCGGCCACATACCGATTGCGGGTAGGATGATTCAGGCCACCGTCTATGCTTTTCGCATGGCCTTGGCTTACCTAGTCATGCTCTCTGTCATGTCCTTCAACCTTGGAATCTTCGTAGCCGCGGTGGGTGGCCATGCCGTTGGGTTCTTTCTCGCCAAGACTCCTGCCCTTCCCAAGGCCGAACCTGCTCATGAGACCATGTCCTCCACCACATTAATCACTCCTAATGTTTGA
- the LOC122275638 gene encoding protein FAR1-RELATED SEQUENCE 5-like, with product MPPYTQYQSSSNLEDLRQETPPASMTPNSVESEFEANVGSSYDADEMFFDINEDLEGTTVVPDDEVQVEPPRSGMEFHSEKELIAYYKQYAKQEGFGVRTQRTKRDDDGRPVYVTIGCARAGKYYPKPNSNISKPRATTKTGCKAKVNATLNKDEKWVFTTIETSHNHITVSPKKSRLLRSHKHLDEYSQRILELNDRAGIRMNKNFYSLVVDAGGYENLPFQEKDCRNFIDKARYLRLGKGGSDALNEYFKRMRDQNDGFVSNMDVDDDGRLRNVFWADARSRAAYEYFGDVVSFDTTYLTNRYGMPFAPFVGVNHHGQSILFGAGLLSSEDTHSFVWLFRSWLDCMRGRAPKAIIIDQDRAMKNAIATVFPETRHRYCLWHIMRKLPEKLGSHAKFNYGLKTDIQASLYDSQTTTEFEESWGQLLAKYDLLGNNWLQSLYEERSLWVPVFLKSVFWAGMSTTQRSESMNAFFDGYVHAGTTLKEFVDQFDNALRKKVEVETTADFNSSNQTIPCVSPFNIEKQFQKVYTNAKFKEVQRELMGLMCCNCWLVSTQGCVLTFDVLDEISFDAQTKKVHYSVYYNEDECEVKCTCGLFEMRGIICRHALRVCQLKNINVLPDVYFLDRWRNDLKRHYTLIRSSYDDLRGRSETRNYELMIQRCSKLAAKISSNNDKVHAFLHYVDEFDKTCEGSMCESTFQSTLANPTVVLDKGKKILSPNVVRGKGRPPSKRKVPPVEKMTTKRKKQTCRKLLVDESELGERPATQP from the exons ATGCCACCTTATACTCAATACCAATCGTCGAGTAATCTTGAAGACTTGAGGCAAGAAACGCCTCCTGCGTCGATGACACCAAATAGTGTAGAATCTGAATTTGAAGCAAATGTTGGAAGTTCCTATGATGCTGATG AAATGTTTTTCGACATAAACGAAGATTTAGAGGGTACCACTGTTGTCCCGGATGATGAGGTACAAGTTGAACCACCAAGATCCGGTATGGAGTTTCACAGTGAGAAAGAGCTTATTGCCTACTATAAGCAGTATGCCAAACAAGAGGGTTTTGGTGTAAGGACACAGAGGACTAAAagagatgatgatgggaggCCTGTGTATGTGACCATTGGTTGTGCCCGTGCCGGAAAGTACTATCCTAAGCCAAACAGTAATATCTCGAAGCCACGGGCAACAACTAAAACGGGTTGTAAAGCGAAGGTGAATGCAACGTTGAACAAAGATGAGAAATGGGTTTTCACCACTATTGAAACTTCTCACAACCATATTACTGTGAGCCCCAAGAAAAGTAGACTATTGCGATCGCACAAGCATCTAGATGAATACAGTCAAAGAATCCTCGAGCTGAATGATAGAGCCGGTATACGAAtgaataagaatttttattCTCTTGTTGTTGACGCGGGGGGTTATGAGAATCTACCTTTTCAAGAGAAAGATTGTAGGAATTTCATTGACAAAGCTAGATATTTAAGGTTGGGTAAAGGAGGTAGCGATGCGCTTAATGAGTATTTCAAAAGAATGAGAGATCAGAATGATGGTTTTGTTTCTAACATGGACGTGGATGATGATGGAAGGTTACGGAATgtgttttgggctgatgcacggAGTCGAGCAGCCTATGAGTATTTTGGAGACGTTGTATCCTTCGATACAACGTACCTAACAAATAGGTACGGTATGCCGTTTGCTCCATTCGTTGGTGTTAACCATCATGGCCAATCCATACTCTTTGGGGCGGGATTGCTATCAAGCGAGGACACACATAGTTTTGTTTGGTTATTCCGATCGTGGTTGGATTGCATGAGAGGTAGGGCGCCCAAAGCTATCATAATCGACCAAGATCGAGCGATGAAGAATGCGATTGCTACTGTATTCCCTGAAACTCGTCATAGATATTGTTTATGGCATATAATGCGCAAACTCCCAGAGAAGTTAGGATCGCACGCCAAATTCAACTATGGGTTGAAGACTGACATTCAGGCTTCATTATATGATTCACAAACCACCACAGAATTTGAGGAGAGCTGGGGTCAACTACTAGCAAAGTATGATCTGCTTGGCAACAATTGGCTTCAGTCTTTATATGAGGAAAGGTCGCTTTGGGTTCCAGTTTTCCTCAAGAGTGTATTTTGGGCTGGTATGAGCACAACGCAAAGGTCcgaaagtatgaatgcattttttgacggGTATGTCCATGCTGGAACGACATTGAAGGAATTTGTCGACCAATTCGATAATGCTCTTAGAAAGAAAGTGGAGGTGGAGACAACGGCTGATTTCAACTCTAGCAACCAAACTATCCCATGCGTCTCCCCTTTCAACATTGAGAAGCAGTTTCAAAAAGTCTACACAAATGCAAAGTTTAAGGAGGTCCAAAGAGAGTTGATGGGCCTAATGTGTTGTAATTGTTGGCTGGTAAGCACACAAGGTTGCGTTTTAACATTTGATGTGTTGGATGAAATATCGTTTGATGCGCAAACCAAAAAAGTTCATTACTCAGTTTACTATAACGAAGATGAGTGTGAGGTAAAATGCACTTGTGGATTGTTTGAGATGAGGGGGATTATATGTAGGCACGCACTTAGAGTTTGccagttgaaaaatattaatgtgcTGCCAGATGTATATTTCCTAGATCGATGGAGAAATGACTTAAAGAGGCATTACACATTAATCAGAAGTAGTTATGATGACCTGCGGGGTAGATCAGAAACACGTAATTACGAGCTTATGATCCAAAGATGTTCGAAATTAGCAGCAAAAATATCCTCAAACAATGACAAAGTCCATGCATTTCTGCACTATGTTGACGAGTTTGATAAAACATGTGAAGGTTCAATGTGTGAGTCGACATTCCAATCAACTCTGGCCAACCCAACGGTGGTGTTGGATAAGGGTAAAAAGATTTTGAGCCCTAACGTCGTTCGAGGGAAAGGGAGACCTCCAAGTAAGAGGAAGGTTCCACCCGTGGAGAAAATgacaacaaagagaaaaaaacag ACTTGCAGGAAACTGTTGGTAGATGAAAGTGAATTGGGTGAGAGGCCGGCCACTCAACCCTAA